In the genome of Candidatus Saccharibacteria bacterium oral taxon 488, one region contains:
- a CDS encoding NAD-dependent epimerase/dehydratase family protein produces the protein MKTALIGYTGFVGGNIKSQHEFDDYYNSKNIADIEGQEYDLVVSAANRAEMWRINQEPEVDRAEIEDFISHIKKVKIKKLVLISTVGVYKNPNGANEDTPIETEGLLPYGVNRYYLEQFCRENFDTTIVRLPGLFGDGLKKNVIYDLMNNNMVEKIHADGMYQYYNLANIWRDITIALENNLPLVNFATPPVSTREVAKVAFGIEFTNTPEGVTPAYWDMHSKYAEAYGGEGDYLYTKEQELAGIKEFVAKNK, from the coding sequence ATGAAGACTGCCTTAATTGGGTACACCGGATTCGTCGGTGGAAATATAAAGAGTCAACACGAGTTTGACGATTATTATAACAGCAAAAATATAGCTGACATTGAAGGTCAAGAGTACGACCTGGTGGTGAGTGCCGCAAACCGTGCTGAAATGTGGCGGATTAATCAGGAGCCAGAGGTCGACCGCGCGGAGATTGAGGATTTTATTTCACATATCAAAAAGGTAAAGATCAAGAAACTCGTCCTGATTTCAACAGTCGGTGTTTATAAAAACCCGAATGGCGCTAACGAAGATACGCCCATTGAAACCGAAGGGCTTTTGCCATACGGAGTTAATAGGTATTATCTTGAGCAATTCTGTCGTGAGAACTTTGACACAACAATTGTTCGCCTGCCGGGGTTATTTGGTGACGGGCTGAAGAAGAACGTTATTTATGATCTGATGAACAATAACATGGTTGAGAAAATCCATGCTGATGGTATGTACCAGTACTATAATCTCGCCAATATTTGGCGCGATATCACCATTGCTTTAGAGAATAATCTGCCACTGGTTAATTTTGCGACGCCACCAGTCAGCACGCGGGAAGTCGCCAAGGTTGCCTTTGGTATAGAGTTTACCAACACACCAGAAGGAGTAACACCGGCCTACTGGGATATGCACAGTAAATATGCTGAGGCGTATGGCGGTGAAGGTGACTATCTATACACAAAGGAGCAAGAGCTGGCAGGCATCAAGGAGTTTGTTGCAAAAAATAAGTAA
- a CDS encoding TIM barrel protein yields the protein MSSKESMKLAISNIAFGKDQQAALKCVSQSGVEGLVIAPPTIWSDLPEITNFSERERKDRLKTMEREAREYRKRLGGLGLTVVGLQSLTYATKDMALFGSDHERERLAKHLEVQAILAGELGADSMSFGSPALRKLGGRSYKQAMEEAIRLFARVARTAARNSTQLAIEPLCGYGNEFGITLGQAEDLTCRIADGLETENRLGFGIHPDAAAMYGAGDAPGDLASLIHNHRDSVRGIDASAPELKRLSLAPEVPQGGYMDALRGANYDGWVSIEMRGPLNPKVLKEEIEIFKKQCGLAA from the coding sequence ATGAGTTCAAAGGAGTCAATGAAGCTTGCCATCTCGAATATTGCCTTTGGTAAAGATCAACAAGCAGCACTGAAGTGCGTGTCGCAGAGTGGTGTTGAGGGGCTGGTGATTGCACCGCCGACAATCTGGTCGGACCTACCGGAAATCACTAATTTCTCTGAGCGGGAGCGCAAAGACCGCCTCAAAACTATGGAGCGGGAGGCCAGAGAATACCGCAAGCGTCTCGGGGGTCTCGGTCTAACGGTTGTTGGGTTGCAGTCTTTGACGTATGCCACCAAGGATATGGCACTTTTTGGCAGTGACCATGAACGCGAACGTCTAGCGAAACATCTAGAAGTTCAAGCTATACTCGCCGGTGAGCTCGGTGCAGATTCGATGTCATTTGGCTCGCCAGCGCTGCGTAAACTGGGGGGTCGTAGCTATAAACAGGCCATGGAGGAGGCGATCAGGTTATTTGCTAGGGTTGCTCGTACGGCCGCTCGTAATAGTACACAGCTAGCAATTGAGCCGTTGTGTGGCTATGGCAATGAGTTTGGTATCACACTAGGGCAGGCTGAGGATCTGACTTGTCGCATTGCTGATGGGCTCGAGACGGAGAACCGTTTGGGGTTCGGAATTCATCCTGATGCAGCGGCGATGTATGGCGCTGGGGACGCGCCGGGGGATTTGGCTTCACTGATCCATAACCATAGAGATAGTGTACGCGGTATTGATGCCAGCGCTCCGGAGCTGAAGCGGCTTTCACTTGCGCCGGAGGTTCCCCAGGGAGGCTATATGGATGCTCTCAGAGGGGCTAATTATGATGGTTGGGTATCAATCGAAATGAGAGGTCCTTTGAACCCGAAGGTTCTTAAGGAGGAGATCGAAATCTTTAAAAAGCAATGTGGTCTCGCGGCATAG
- a CDS encoding TIM barrel protein produces MKLAISNIAWTNEEEADVAARLRELGVRYVEIAPTKRWDDPTKATPEQINEYVEWWRGYGIEIVAFQSMLFARPDLKLFESSELRNEMQQYMADFLRLAGDMGAGRLVFGSPKNRQRGAMSVEEADSIASRFFAELGDVAKRHNTMLCIEPNAPQYNCDYVTTADEGARLVRMVNSEGIGLHLDTACMALAGDDIGESIRNNGDILKHFHVSAPMLDRVYNRDDVDYRAAADALKHIGYEGVVSIEMRPGEQGENVKRVEDAVSFVQSVFEV; encoded by the coding sequence ATGAAACTAGCTATATCAAACATCGCATGGACAAATGAAGAAGAAGCGGACGTCGCCGCGAGACTGCGGGAGCTTGGCGTGCGCTATGTCGAGATCGCGCCGACGAAGCGTTGGGATGATCCGACCAAGGCAACTCCCGAGCAAATTAACGAATATGTCGAGTGGTGGCGGGGGTATGGTATTGAGATTGTAGCCTTTCAGTCGATGCTGTTTGCGCGCCCTGACCTAAAGCTGTTTGAATCAAGCGAACTTCGCAACGAGATGCAGCAATATATGGCTGACTTTTTGCGGTTAGCTGGGGATATGGGTGCTGGTCGGCTGGTATTTGGTTCACCAAAGAATCGACAGCGCGGTGCGATGTCAGTAGAAGAAGCGGACAGCATCGCAAGCCGTTTCTTCGCCGAGCTCGGTGATGTCGCCAAGCGGCATAATACCATGCTCTGTATCGAACCAAATGCACCTCAATATAATTGTGACTACGTGACAACAGCAGACGAAGGCGCGCGGCTTGTCCGTATGGTTAACTCAGAGGGAATCGGTCTGCATCTTGATACGGCGTGCATGGCGCTGGCTGGTGATGATATTGGCGAATCGATACGAAATAATGGCGATATCTTGAAGCATTTTCATGTTAGTGCTCCGATGCTTGATCGAGTTTATAATCGAGACGATGTTGATTATCGTGCCGCAGCTGATGCGCTAAAACACATTGGCTATGAGGGTGTTGTGTCAATCGAAATGCGTCCGGGTGAACAGGGAGAGAACGTGAAGCGTGTAGAGGACGCAGTATCGTTCGTGCAAAGCGTTTTTGAAGTGTAA